In the genome of Magnolia sinica isolate HGM2019 chromosome 2, MsV1, whole genome shotgun sequence, one region contains:
- the LOC131234497 gene encoding probable bifunctional riboflavin biosynthesis protein RIBA 1, chloroplastic: MAGTGTMASASLSSPTTDLSRLHGYKNFKEFRGLYFANPLAAHKNKSNSASISLRKRSCFGIVAAQSVNEQSNLSTSIEMQANAIAFGTIVADVVPAADDFLTDNGEFNLDCPSEGFASIPEAIEDIRQGKFVIVVDDEDRENEGDLIMAASLVTPEAMAYIVKHGTGIVCVSMKGEDLERLHLPLMVIQKENEEKLRTAFTVSVDAKAGTTTGVSAKDRAKTILSLASSHSRPEDFNRPGHIFPLKYRDGGVLKRAGHTEASVDLAMLAGLDPIAVLCEMVDDDDGSMARLPKLREFAKKENLKIVSIADLIRYRRKRERLVERSSGAPIPTEWGPFQAYCYRSQLDGIEHIAMVKGDISDGQDILVRVHSECLTGDIFGSARCDCGKQLGLAMQQIEEAGRGVLVYLRGHEGRGIGLDHKLNSYNLQDAGRDIMEANEELVLPVDSREYGIGAQILLDLGVRTMKLMTNNPATYTGLKGYGLSVVEKVPLLRPISLENEREMETKHLKSGHIYSFGSDGCLNGLINGNNFTGQQPAS, translated from the exons ATGGCTGGGACGGGAACAATGGCTTCTGCCAGCCTTTCTAGCCCAACGACGGATCTCTCTCGTCTGCA TGGGTACAAGAATTTCAAGGAGTTCAGAGGTTTATATTTCGCGAACCCATTGGCAGCACATAAAAACAAATCAAATTCAGCATCAATCAGTCTTAGGAAAAGATCTTGTTTTGGTATAGTTGCAGCGCAATCTGTTAATGAACAGTCAAATCTATCAACCAGTATTGAGATGCAAGCCAATGCCATAGCATTCGGAACAATTGTAGCTGATGTCGTACCTGCAGCTGATGATTTTCTCACTGATAATGGCGAATTCAACTTGGATTGTCCTTCAGAAGGATTCGCTTCAATACCTGAGGCCATTGAAGACATTCGCCAAGGCAAG TTTGTGATTGTTGTAGATGATGAAGATagagaaaatgagggagatcttATCATGGCAGCATCGTTGGTAACACCAGAAGCCATGGCTTATATTGTTAAGCATGGAACTGGAATTGTGTGTGTGAGCATGAAAGGGGAAGACCTAGAGCGGTTACACCTTCCTTTGATGGTAATACAAAAGGAGAATGAAGAGAAACTTCGTACAGCATTCACAGTGTCAGTG GATGCAAAAGCGGGTACAACCACCGGGGTGTCTGCTAAAGATAGGGCAAAGACAATCTTGTCTCTTGCATCTTCTCATTCGAGACCTGAGGATTTCAATCGCCCAGGTCATATCTTTCCTTTAAAGTACAGAGATGGGGGTGTTCTAAAAAGAGCCGGACATACAGAAGCTTCAGTTGATCTTGCAATGCTGGCAGGGTTAGACCCTATTGCAGTACTATGCGAGATGGTAGATGACGATGATGGTTCCATGGCTCGATTACCAAAACTCCGAGAATTTGCAAAGAAAGAGAACTTGAAAATTGTGTCAATTGCTGACTTAATTAG ATataggaggaaaagagagagattggTGGAGCGATCTTCAGGTGCACCCATACCCACAGAATGGGGTCCGTTTCAAGCCTACTGCTATCGATCACAACTGGATGGGATTGAACATATTGCGATGGTTAAA GGCGATATCAGTGACGGACAAGATATTCTTGTGAGGGTACACTCTGAGTGCCTAACAGGTGACATATTTGGATCAGCCAGATGTGACTGCGGAAAACAGCTAGGGCTTGCCATGCAACAGATAGAGGAAGCTGGCAGAGGTGTGTTGGTGTATCTCCGTGGTCATGAGGGAAGGGGCATTGGCCTAGACCACAAGCTCAATTCGTACAACCTACAGGATGCTGGGCGCGACATCATGGAAGCCAATGAAGAACTGGTATTGCCCGTTGATTCACGGGAGTATGGCATCGGTGCTCAG ATATTACTGGATTTGGGTGTTCGGACAATGAAGTTGATGACCAACAACCCTGCCACGTACACTGGGCTTAAAGGGTATGGTTTGTCAGTAGTGGAAAAGGTCCCCTTATTAAGGCCAATTTCactggaaaatgagagagagatggagacgaAGCATTTGAAGAGTGGTCATATTTACAGTTTCGGATCCGATGGTTGCTTAAATGGTTTGATCAATGGAAACAACTTCACGGGACAACAGCCTGCTTCATGA